A single window of Rana temporaria chromosome 1, aRanTem1.1, whole genome shotgun sequence DNA harbors:
- the RAN gene encoding GTP-binding nuclear protein Ran: MAAQGEPQVQFKLVLVGDGGTGKTTFVKRHLTGEFEKKYVATLGVEVHPLVFHTNRGPIKFNVWDTAGQEKFGGLRDGYYIQAQCAIIMFDVTSRVTYKNVPNWHRDLVRVCENIPIVLCGNKVDIKDRKVKAKSIVFHRKKNLQYYDISAKSNYNFEKPFLWLARKLIGDPNLEFVAMPALAPPEVVMDPALAAQYENDLQIAQTTALPDEDDDL; this comes from the exons ATGGCAGCCCAGGGAGAACCTCAAGTTCAGTTCAAG CTTGTTCTGGTTGGTGATGGTGGTACTGGTAAAACAACATTTGTAAAACGACATTTGACTGGTGAATTTGAGAAAAAATACGTAG CTACACTTGGTGTTGAAGTCCACCCTCTGGTTTTCCATACCAACAGAGGTCCTATTAAATTCAATGTATGGGATACTGCCGGTCAAGAGAAGTTTGGTGGTTTGCGAGATGGATATTACAtccagg CTCAGTGTGCCATTATCATGTTTGATGTAACATCAAGAGTCACATACAAGAATGTACCCAATTGGCATAGAGATCTTGTAAGAGTATGTGAAAATATCCCCATAGTCTTGTGTGGCAACAAAGTGGACATTAAGGACAGAAAAGTGAAGGCAAAATCCATCGTATTTCATAGGAAGAAGAATCTTCAG tactaTGATATCTCTGCAAAGAGTAACTACAACTTTGAAAAGCCCTTCCTTTGGCTTGCCAGAAAACTGATAGGGGATCCCAACCTTGAGTTTGTAGCCATGCCTGCTCTTGCACCACCTGAAGTGGTTATGGATCCTGCGTTGGCTGCACAATATGAGAATGATCTACAG ATTGCCCAGACCACAGCACTGCCAGATGAAGATGATGATCTGTGA